In Nicotiana tabacum cultivar K326 chromosome 11, ASM71507v2, whole genome shotgun sequence, a single window of DNA contains:
- the LOC107813566 gene encoding glycine-rich RNA-binding protein 2, mitochondrial, with amino-acid sequence MAFYNKLGGLLRQSISGNAVSATSPMPSMLDAVRCMSTKLFVGGLSWGTDDQSLRDAFATFGDVVDARVIVDRDSGRSRGFGFVNFSDDECANEAIKAMDGQELQGRNIRVSIAQERAPRSGGFGGSGGGFGGGYGQARDNDGY; translated from the exons ATGGCTTTCTACAACAAACTCGGTGGTCTTTTGAGGCAGAGCATTTCTGGAAATGCAGTAAGTGCAACATCACCAATGCCGTCAATGCTTGATGCCGTCCGGTGCATGTCGACGAAGCTTTTCGTTGGTG GTCTTTCATGGGGAACTGATGATCAGTCTCTGAGAGATGCCTTTGCTACCTTTGGTGATGTTGTTGATG CAAGGGTAATTGTTGACAGAGATTCTGGCAGATCAAGGGGATTTGGATTTGTGAACTTCTCAGATGATGAATGTGCCAATGAGGCTATTAAGGCAATGGATGGTCAG GAACTCCAGGGAAGGAATATTCGTGTTAGTATTGCCCAAGAGAGAGCTCCTCGAAGCGGAGGTTTTGGCGGTTCCGGTGGTGGATTTGGTGGCGGCTATGGTCAAGCTAGAGACAATGATGGATACTAA